TAACGCTGAAGGAAAAGTAAGGTTCACAACACTCGACGTACCTGTATTGATCGGAAATAAAATAGGATTTGACAAACTGAATGTGCGTTTTATGGCCGGTCCGGTTGTTTCTTTCATCCTGGATGATAGTTTTAAAAGTAATTTCCAGAATGTTACAGACGTTAACGATTACAAAAATCAAACCTGGGGCGCCCAGATAGGCGCGGGAGTAGATATTGGCAGTTTGGCTGTTGACCTGAGGTATGAGGCCGGCTTAAGTAATGTAAGCAAAAGCGGACAGTACGACCAGAAGCAAAATCTATGGCATTTAAGCCTGGGTTATAAGCTATTCTAGGTTAAGTTATACGTAATAAGTTGTAGGTGTTAAGAACAAAACTAACGTCTTAAGCTATTTACCCATAATCAGCTCCGGAAACGGGGCTGATTTTTTTGGTGATAACGCATCTTCCGCAAAGAGTAGCTTTTAGCTACAGGGGAAGCGATATCTTTCCCATCATTACGGCAGGCCCGCCTCCGGTTTGTATAACCGATCCGCAAATGGTTTCGTTTGCAAGCAGGGCAAATAGTGCTGCTTCTTTAGCGTCAGCGTTAAATCCCAGTTCCTCTGTTCGCTTTATGGCACTATGAGGCAGGCATTTTTGAATCTCCTCCATAATGTATGAATTATGGCAGCCGCCTCCACTTACATATACGACCAAATTTTCCTTACCTGTTATCTCTTTAATACCATTTGCAATGGAATGTGCCGTAAGGAGCGATACAGTTGCTATGACGTCGGCAGGGTTGGCCTCTGAAATGCCTGCTAATGCCTTAGATTCTTCTACAAAATTTAGATTGAATAATTCAGGACCTGTAGTTTTGGGAAGATCTTCCCTGAAAAAGGGATGCGCCAGCATAGCGTTTAGAAGCGAAGGGATTACCTTCCCCGACCTTGCATAGGTTCCATCGTTATCGAAGGGTGAATTAAAGTACTTTCTTGACAATGCATCTGTTAGTGTATTGCCTGGCCCTGTATCAGTACACACCACTCTGGAAGCATTTCCGTCACCGGGAAGATAGGTAAAGTTTGAAATTCCACCTATATTTAATAGTATACGGTTCTCCTCTTCAGAGGAGAACAATATATAATCTCCGTAGAGTGCAAGAGGGGCTCCCTCCCCACCGGCTGCAATATGTTTTTGCCTAAAGTCGCTGAGCGTCAAAATTGCCGTTTTTACTGCAAGATGATCGCCGTCACCAATCTGAAGGGTAGCGTCGGGATATCCCGTCAATTGATGCAGGCGCCGGGGCGCGTGGTAAATGGTTTGTCCGTGGCTGGCAATGCAATCAATATCAGAAGCACTTACTCCCCATTTGCCGAGCATGCTTAGGATCATATCGGCATGAAGGGTTCCTATTAGTACATTAAGGAGGCTTAATTTCTGTAGATCAACCTGTTGTTTGGAAAAGACACTTTTCACATCTGCTTTAAAATCTTCAGAATATGGAAGCGTTTCAAATTCTTCAACGGCCAACCGGGTTTGTCTTCCGCTGCCATGAATACGACATAACGCGATATCAAGCCCATCAAGAGATGTACCAGACATAAGTCCGACGATCAGGCGGCTTTCCTTGTCGGCCATCAGGCATAGCTTTTGTATTTCCTTATTCATAGAATATTAGGCATTCTCCTTCGGAGAATAAAATCACTACTAAGGAACGTAAAAAACACGAAAATTTCTTATAAAAGCCTACATTTATGCTGGCTATACTACACAGCAGTATGCACGCCGCCTCATTATGAATTTGTAACAAAAATTGCTTTAACGAATCGAAACACCATGAAAAAATGTATTAAATCCTGGCTGTACCTGCTTGTTTTGTCTATATGCATAAATGGGTACGTTCAGGCCCAGCCTAATCTTAAGACAAAAACCGGCCGCGTTATAAATAGCGAGGTACTCCCTTTGGATACGGCAATCAAAGTAGGTAAGCTAAAAAATGGCTTTACTTATTACATTCGAAGGAATACCGAACCCAAAGAAAGGGTTCAGCTATACCTGGCAACAAAAGCAGGATCGATACTGGAGAATGAACAACAATTAGGGCTTGCTCATTTCATGGAACATATGAGCTTTAACGGGACCAAAAATTTCCCCAAAAATGAGCTGGTTAACTACCTTCAGAAGTCAGGAGTCAGGTTTGGCGCAGATCTCAATGCCTATACCAGTTTTGATGAGACAGTATACCAGCTTCCACTGCCTACAGACGACCCTGAACTATTTAAAAATGGAATGCAGATTATGCGCGACTGGGCGCAGGACGCCCTGCTTGATCCGTCTGAGATAGATAAAGAAAGAGGAGTAATATTAGAAGAAAAGCGCCTTGGTAAAGGTGCCCAGGAGCGGATGCAGAATAAGTATCTTCCTATGCTGTTCAATAACTCCAGGTATGCAAAACGCCTTCCTATCGGAACAGAGGAGGTGCTGAAAAGTTTTAAGCCTGAAACTATCCGGCAGTTTTATAAAGACTGGTACCGGCCTGAACTTCAGGCTTTGATCGTTGTTGGAGATGTAAATGTCGCCCAGGTGGAGAAGATGATCATAAGCATGTTTTCCGATCTTAAAAATCCTGCAAAGCCACTTCCTCGTACAAAATATACTATTCCGCTTCTTAATAAAAATCAGTTTATAGCAGTAACAGATAAGGAAATGCCCTATACTGTCGCCCAGGTGATGGTAAAGCACCCTGCAGCAGACTTGAAAACAACAGGCGACATGAGGAACAGTATCGTCAGAACTCTCTATAACCTCATGATAAGCGCCCGTTTCTCAGAATTAATGAAACAGGCTAACCCTCCGTTTCTACAGGGAGGAAGCAGCATCGGAGATTTCATGGCCGGACTGGATGTTGCCTCGGCTTTTGTAGTAGCCAAGCCCGGAGAGCTTGAAAGCGGGTTTAAGGCGGTGTATACCGAAATTGAGAGAGCCCGGAATTTCGGTTTTGTTGCGACAGAATTGGAACGCGCTAAACAGTCGTACATGACTTCGATGGAGGC
The window above is part of the Arcticibacter tournemirensis genome. Proteins encoded here:
- a CDS encoding porin family protein, producing the protein MKKIILLSCLCVAMSFASFAQLPSFNLGVKAGLNLATLKSDNFFGEENRLGYQFGVWARLGGAGFYVQPEAYLAGKGGKFDLSQDNGVNAEGKVRFTTLDVPVLIGNKIGFDKLNVRFMAGPVVSFILDDSFKSNFQNVTDVNDYKNQTWGAQIGAGVDIGSLAVDLRYEAGLSNVSKSGQYDQKQNLWHLSLGYKLF
- a CDS encoding anhydro-N-acetylmuramic acid kinase; amino-acid sequence: MNKEIQKLCLMADKESRLIVGLMSGTSLDGLDIALCRIHGSGRQTRLAVEEFETLPYSEDFKADVKSVFSKQQVDLQKLSLLNVLIGTLHADMILSMLGKWGVSASDIDCIASHGQTIYHAPRRLHQLTGYPDATLQIGDGDHLAVKTAILTLSDFRQKHIAAGGEGAPLALYGDYILFSSEEENRILLNIGGISNFTYLPGDGNASRVVCTDTGPGNTLTDALSRKYFNSPFDNDGTYARSGKVIPSLLNAMLAHPFFREDLPKTTGPELFNLNFVEESKALAGISEANPADVIATVSLLTAHSIANGIKEITGKENLVVYVSGGGCHNSYIMEEIQKCLPHSAIKRTEELGFNADAKEAALFALLANETICGSVIQTGGGPAVMMGKISLPL